The following nucleotide sequence is from Triticum dicoccoides isolate Atlit2015 ecotype Zavitan chromosome 7B, WEW_v2.0, whole genome shotgun sequence.
TCAGGACCTCAATGTAAAAAAAACCCAAGGAAGAAAGCAAATACGTACCTTTTACTGATTCTTGCCTGCAGGCTCTGTACATTATTATGTAGGAAGATATTCCTTACTTCATCATATCGTAACGAATCTTTATGCTTTAGCAATGCACCACCACGCGAATTATTCCATCCATATGTATGTACTCACTCAGATTCCTTGTCTGACCACCAAGCAACCGTATAATATTAATACCGTGTTTCTATATTTCCATCCATCTCTTGGAGATTATATTTCTTTTAGATGTAATAACTAAATGTTTTCACCCATGCCACGCTGCAGGAAAGTTGATATCTTCAACGACTCACCTGTGAAACAAGGAAACCGGGCATTGGTAGGCATAATTTATTCTGCTGCTGCATCCAACTATATTTCTTAGTCTGACTACCTCTAGCTAATTCCAATCCCTGCAGGACATACTTCATTCCGTTGCCTATTCGTTCGACAAAAAACCAGAATCAGCTGAAAGTTTGTGCTTCATATATAAATTCAACTTTTTAGTACAGTAATAAACTAGAACCACTTAAAACCCGGCTAAGCATCGATGCACACATGCAGGAATTCTACAGGACGCAGCAGGGCTTGGGTCCTTTGTCAAGCTTTATGAACTCTGCGTGGAGCATATCGCACGTCTTTTCAGATTTGTGGCGGGTGGATTGATTACGGGACTCCTCATTTTGTATAGCATATGCAAGGAGTTGATGTAAGGAGGCAATACAATACAACAGGAAATCCCACATTTTCAGAAGAATAGCAGCAGTTCTCAAAGATACCCTGTAATGCTGGTTTATTTCATCCTATTCTTGCTCCTGCGAAACAAAAACGGGCGTCATTTCACTCTTAAAGAAAATGACTGTCAGCATTTGTAGGGATGTATATATATTGTTGTAAGAAAGACAGGAAGTACTGAGCAATGCTACTATCACATTCTAACTAATATTACTATATTGTGCCTATGTGTTATTCCTTGGGTGTGTGTGGGATGGTGAATTCCTTGGTTAACTAACCATAAGCGGATACCATCATACCATATAACTCTGCATTGACTCGAAAAGAGTCGACAAGTCAGACTGGATGGGCATAGCCTCAACAGTGCATGCCGCCTCTGTACTGGCTCATTTGTGATTGCAGCAGCAGGAGCAGGATGCATTGGAACAATTACCTATGGCGCAACCAAGTAAGCTGGCGTCCATGTGGAAAGTATTCAAAGAAACAAGTTGGGAAGTCGAGCCACCCTCCAAGAAGGCAGTCTTAGCAGGCTTCTCCTTCTTCAGGGAAACTCAATGTAAAGCTTCAGGGAAACTCAATGTAAAGCATAGCAAAAGGAGCACCAAGGAACAAAGCAATACCTTTTCACAAATTGGCATGATTCTTACCTTGCCAGCCTCTGTATATTATAGTGGAAGTGATTCCTTACTTCATATGGTAACAAACAAATGTTTATGCTTTAACGGTGCACCACGGAAATTCCATTTGATGCCAGGAAGCTTCTTCCCCTATaggctatatatatatacatatatatatatatatatatatatatatatatatactcagaTTCATTCTCTAACCACCAAGCAACTGAAAATGCCCACCAGCTATACATGACTATATCACACCTCATTCCACTATGCCTTCACCTCTTTCTGCATGCAAACACCCAAACACCATGAACTCTGCCCTCACACATATCTCCTTCCACTCTCCCTCTTATTTCATCCTAAAACAGCGCCCGCAGTCCCGCCACCAGCAGATCAGCATCAAGTGGCGGAAGAGGCAACAATGTTCAGCAAAGCCCATACGAGCCATACCAGGGCCGAATGGAACCGGTGCTTACCGTGGAGGTAATAACTTACCATCTTCACCCCTGACAGATGTGAttcaggagtcctactcctccctcAATGATAAGGACATCACACGACTCGAGAAGCTGATTTCCCTTGATTGCGTCATCGAGGACACTGCATACTACAAACCGCTGGACGTCAAGGTTTTCATCTGCTCCAATATCTCCAGTCCTCTGCATATTTTAACCATCAGGCTATTAATTTAAAGCCAGGTTCCCATACTTGGAATTCACAGAAACAACTTTGATGCATGCAGAATACCCATACCTACTTCACAAGGCTTATCAAAGTTATGGGGAAGAATGCCAAATTTGCTATCGATGAGGTTTGTCAAGGAGTAGAACCCACCGTCGCAGTAATGTGGCACCTTGGTAAGATCCTCCTGCACCATGGAATTGGAATTATaagtggaggataagaaggataatTGTATCATCATGCTGCATGTTGCAGAGTGGCGCGGGGAGATGATCCCATTTGCCAAGGGCTGCAGTTTCTTCATGTGCTCAGCAAATGGAGCAGCCCTTCTTATTAGGTAGTAGATGAGATTAATAACTAATGTATGTCCTTTAATTTCTACATAATACAGTGTTTCAGTGtttccatccatccatgtcaggcaaGCTGTTGGAAGTATAATGCTTTGGTGGTTTGGCCTCTAGATAGATATTTTTCTCTTAGAGGTAGGTAATGCTCCCCTTGACCTGACACAGAAATGTTTTCATTCACCCACCCTGCAGGAAAGTTCATATCTTCGACGAGTCACCCCTGAAACCAGGAAAGCTGGCATTGGTACGCGTACTAACCTAACCAGCTTCTTGTTTTTCCTGCTGCACCCAACTAAAATATTAGTTCCATTTAAAATCTTGATGAGATATTCCAATGCTTACAGGAAATACTTAATTTTGTGATCAACGTGTTCGACACATTCCCATATATAGCTAAAGGTATGCTCTTCATCAAATCAGCTGTGCAGTATAAACTAGTATTATGGTGTTAAAATCCAGCTAAGCATGGAATTACACGTGCAGGTTTCCTAAAGAATAAAGAAGCACTAGCTCGGTTCTTCGCAAGGTTTTATAAATTCTGCGGGCCTTTTATCGTCCCTCTTGTTGCATATTATACCGACGTCCCAATTCTTGCATATTATACCCGCTTCTGGTCATATGTGGCACAAGGATTCACTATGGTGCTCAACATGCTGTATAACATATTCAAGCGGTTCCTGTAATAAGGAACTAATGTAACATTCAGAAGAAAAACAAATCTGGAAGAAGATAGCCTGTGTGGTTGCAATCAATTAAATTACCGGCAACATCACGGGTGAAGGATCAGCGAAGGACCGGACCTACAACAACCAGCTGCGGTATAGGCACTGTCAATGACTCAGAATATGCCACAAGATGTCGGTTTGTTTCCCAGAGGCTTCCTACTTTGCTCCTGTGAAACGGAAATGGACATCATTTCACTCTTAAAAGGAAATGGTCGTTAGCATAGGGATGCATGTATATAACCACAGGGTATTGTTGTAAGAAGAACTGACGAATACCATTGTTACATTCTTATACTGCGTACTAATTTCCAGCATCTAATAAAATGCCCCCGGGATATCCTGCTTACGGATTCTTGTGTAACAGCTGCAGTAGCATCTTATAATATTTGCCTATTTGTGTAGTTGTAGGTTTTTCTTTAAGACCCCACAGTACAGTCTGCACTTCACAGGAGAGTTTAAACACTTTCAAGTCTCGTGCTAAGCTTAACCCTGACAGCAATGTAAAGATATCTATTTCCGTGTGCTTTATCGAAAAATCTATTTCCGTCTGTAGCATTACATATTCCATTTGAAGCTTGAAATTGACTCCATGTTCCAGATTATTTTCCCTTTTTGTGGGAGTAGAATATCCAGGTAAAGAATGCTTCAGTCCAATGCAAGACAAAACAAATATCACTAGAGTTGGACATAATGCTTACCAGAACTCAAATCATCAACGACATTGTATGAGAGGCAGTCTTAGGCTTCTTCCGGAAGTGACAGACAACCAAACTTTCCCTTTCCCAAGACATACATACAgccttctctttctctttctctttctctttttcttcctcCCTTCACAATCACAAGTCACTTATCTTCTTTTCTGTAGACAACCAAGGAACTCAATGTAAAGTAAATCAGAGCATAAAGAAAACCAAGGAACAAAGTTATCCCTTTTTACAGATTGGCATGACTCCATAAATTATGTAGGAAGACATTCCTTACCTCATATCGTAACAAATCTTTATGCTTTAGCAATGCACCACGCTAATTATTCCATCGCATTCCATGCCAGGAAGCCTCCCTGCTATACTCAGATTCATTCTCTAATAGCCAAGCAACCAAAAATGCCCAGCAACACTATATCACACCTCATTCCTCCATGCCTTCACATCTTTCTGCATTCAAACCCCCAACACCATGAACTCTGCCCTCAAGCTCGTCTCTTTCCACTATCATCCCTCTTTCAACCTAAAACAACGCCCACTGTCCCAACGCCAGCAGATAAGCGCCGAGTGGGGGAAGAGGCAACAATATTCGCCAAAGCCCATACGAGCGATACCAGTGCCAAATGCAACGGGGGGACTCAACAATGCTGACCGCGGAGGTAATACCTTACCATCTTCACCCATGACAAATGTGATTCAGGAGTTCTACTCTTCCCTCAATGACAAGGACATCGCGCGGCTCACGCAGCTGATTCACCCTGATTGCACCGTCAAGCACACTTCATATTATAAACCACTGGACATCAAGGTTTTACCCGCACCTCATTTTCTCACATGCCCCAACAACTCATGGTTGAGTCCCCTGCATATTTGACCACTGGACAACAACTACTTTGCTGCCTGCAGAATACGATTACCTACTTCGCAAGGCTTATGGAAGCTATGAGAAAGAATGTCAAATTTGCCATTGATGAGGTCTGTCACGGAGTAGAACCCACTGTTGCTGCAGCAATGTGGCACCTtggtaagttcctgtagcatggaaTTCAAACAAATAAGTGGCAGGCAACCTGGTAAGTGATAATGATATCATCTTTGTTGCAGAGTGGAACGGTAAGATCATACCATTTACCAAAGGCTGCAGTTTCTACACGTGTTCAGCAAAAGGAGAAGCGCTTCTTATTAGGTAGCTGAAATTGATACTCACTCCATATTCTCTAATTTCTACACAACATCGTGCTTCCATCTTGGTATGCTCTTTCTAATGGCGCATATTCTCTAATTGACACCGCAGGAAAGTCCACATCTTCAACGAGTCACCTGTGAAACCAGTAAATCTGGCATTGGTACGCATACTATTACTAATAGCTTGTTTCTGCTGCTGCATCCAACTATATTGCCTCTAGCTAATTGCCTTCCATGGAACATTCCAATTCTTACAGGACATACTTCTATTTGTTACCTTTTTGTTCGACCTACTTCCAAAACAAGCTGAAGGTATGTATAAACTCTGTAGTAGTATAAACCATAGTACTAGTACTTAAAAATTAAAATCCAGCTAAGCATGAAAGTATATATACATGCAGATtttctacagaatccagaagcactAGTCCAGTCCTTTGTGAAGTTTTACAAATTCCTCCTGGAGCCTGTTATCGTGTATCTTGTTGCATATTCTATCCGCTTCTGGTCATTTGTTGTGAAGCTCTACAAATTATACGTGGAGCCTATTATCGTGCATCTTCTAGCATATAATTTCCGCTTCTGGTCATTTGTCGCACGAAGATTGGATATGGTGCTCGACGTGTTGTATAACATATTCAAGCAGTTCATGTAAGGAAAAACTAATATCCCAGAAAATTCTACAATCAGAAGAATAGTGATTCTCACAGATATATACACCGTGTGGATGCAATCAATTACCGACAATATCATGAGTGAAGGATCCGAGAAGGGCTTCGGCAAATGTCGATGGATCAGAATCTTCCACGCGATGTTTATTTGTTTCCCGAGGCTTATCCTATCCTTGCCCCTGTGAAGCAGAAATGGACATCATTTCACCCTTATAAGAAAACTTCTGTTAGTGCACGGAcgtgtgtatgtatatatatatatatatatatatatatatatatatatatatatatatatataaccacaGGATAGATATTGCTGTAACAAGTACTCGGAAATTCTGCCTATGTATTCTTCTGAAAAAGCTGCTGTGTCATTCTACAATCTATCTGTTCGCATGGTGTAGGTTTTACTTTAGAGGCTATTTATTTCTGCATGTAACGCAGGAGTAAAATATATATCCAGGCAAAGAGTGTCAATTCAATGCaagacagaagcatcataatttagAGTTTAGACCAAGCAAATCATTGACATTGTATGAGAGGGTGGTTTGCTTCGTTAATTGACTAATAAAGCAGACTGCAGTGAATCTAAGAGAGCTTGATTCAGAATGGGGTGGAACAATAATCTATTTCATAGAAGTTTCAATGCAGTGGAATTTCTATAGATCCTTCAAGAGCAAAAGGCCCCTGAAAGAATCTTGCATTCTTCTTCTCATCATCCCATGCTTGATGTGCAGACGTCGAAAGAAATGGCTCTTTTTCTGAGTGGAAAACTGGAAATCCATATAGGAAGAATCCGAGAACCTGGCATAGAGAAACAGATGATAGCGCGCATAGGTTAGGCATCACTCTTCATCCTGTGTTTCCATGGAGCACCACTGATGCCTGAAAGGATATTCTGAAATACTGTGACCGATGGGTATAACTCCAGTGCCTTCCTTGCAATATTTTCTGCGACAACCACATCATTATGGAGCTCGCAAAATGCTAACAGATTCTTGTACATGGACACGTCAGGCCGGATGGGCATGGCCTCAATGGTGCACGCCGCCTCTGTAAGACGGCCCGCTCGTCCTAACATATCCAGAAAGAGTGTGTAGTGGCTTCTTTGTGGGGAAACACCAAACGAATTCCTCATGGAGTTGAAATGGTTGATGCCAATGTCAACCAAGCCACCGTGAGTGCAGGCATAAAGGACAGCAGACAAAGTGATGCTATCAGGCTGTGCCCCAGCCAATGTCATGTCTTCGAAAACCGACAGCGCTTCACAATAGCATTCATTATTGTATGCCAGCCCAGATATTAGTGCATTCCACGACACGACACTTGGCTCCCTGATTGAGTGGAAAACACTCTTAGCATCCTCCAGACACTTGTGCTTGCTGTACATGTTGATGAGGCTGTTGGAAACTGAGACCTGACTGCTCAATCCCAATTTCAGCGAGCAGCAGTGCAAGTGCTTCCCAGGCTCTATGGATGGCAATGTCGCGGCAGCAGAGAGGAAGCAGGCGAGACTGAAACCGTCGATACGAACCTCCTCACGAAACATGAGGACTAGCAACTCAAGGGCCTTGCTTGGAAGACCGATCTGATTCAGCCCCTTTGCAAGGCTTGTGTATGTGAGGTTGTCCCTTGCACAGGCCATTGTTGTCGCGACTGCCCACGCGTCATCCATTCTTGCAAACCTGGAATAAAGATCGACCAGCGAGTTCCCAACAGACACATCCAAAGACCCAAGGCTGGTCTTGAGCACATAAGCATGGATTTTTGTAGCATGTAGGAAAGATTCTGATTCTGGGGAGGAGCTGCAGCCCTTGAGAAGGGTGGAGACGGTGAATGAGTTGGGTTGCACCTCGCTGGCCCGCATCTCTGCGAACGCCGCAAATGCATCCTTGTCTCTGCCATGGCGTGCAAGTCCAGCGATCAAGGCGGTCCAGGACACCACGTTCGGGCTGTCTGTGGCGCTGAACGCGTGGAGCAGGTCGAGCAGACAGGCGGATGACTTGCTGTACAAGTCGACGAGCGCGTTGCAGACAGAGATGTCGTGCGCCAGAGCAAACTTGAAGACGCGGGCATGGAGCTGCCGTCCAGTCTCAATCTGTGACGCCTGGGGctgggcagaggaagaagaagcacaGGCGGTGATGATCCCGGAGAAGGTGAAGGCACTGGGCAGCACGCCAGCATGTTCCATGCGACGGAACATGCGCAGAGCGGCCTGGAGGTCTCCTGCGCGCGAGTAGCCGGCAATCATGGCCGTCCAGAGCACGACGTCGGTGTCGGGCGTGGAGCAGAGCACGGCGTGCGCGTGGTCCATGAAGCCACAGCTGGAGTACATGTGGAGGAGCGCGGTCTTGAGCACCAGGTTGAGGTCGGCCCCCCAGCGGAGGAGCTGCGCGTGGAGCTGCCTCCCGTGGCAACAGAGGCGCCTGGAGGCgcagagagccagcaggttggccaAGGTGTGCTCGGTGGGTGGCGCAGCGCCCGCGGCGAGCATGCGAGGGTAGAGCGCGAGGGCCTGTGCCCAGTCGCCGGCGCGGATGAAAGCCGACATCATGGCGGTGTAGGCGACGGCGTCCCTGCgcggcatttcgtcgaacagccTGGCGGCGGCCGGGAGGTCGGAGCGGGCGGCGGAGTAGAAGGCGAGCAGGGAGCAGGCGAGGACGGGGTTGGAGGCGGCGAGGCCCCGGCGGCACGCCTGCGCGTGTATCTGGTAGGCCAGGCGGGCGTCGCGGCAGCGGAGGAGCGCCGAGTAGGCGAGCTCGTCGACCGCGGCGGCCGGGTGGGCGGCGAGGACGCGGCGGAAGACGGTGAGCGCGGCGGCGTGGCGGCCTGCGCGCGCGTGGTCGGCTACGGCCGCGGCTCTGGCATGCTGCCGgcgcgaggtggcggcggcggtggcgcggcagCCGCAGCAGCATTCTTTTCTAGCTGCCGCTCACTGGGCTAAAAATCCATTCTTGTGCCGAATAAAAATCCATTCTTTCCATTGATTTTTTCAAGACTCAAGATTGTGTGGATGTTTCTTCCAAATCCAATCCAATTCATTCATTCACTCACCCCTAATAAGATTCAAGATGAAGAGCAGTAGCTTTGGTTTCCATTTATGTTTGCAAATCCAAATGGACTGAAGCTACATTCATTTTTCTGAATCCATTCTTCAGATTATCCATTTTAAACATCGAGAGACTCAAGATGTTGATGCAATCCAAATTCATTCACTCACAGATTTTGAATTTATTCATTTTAGTGTTATCTACAGCTAGTAGTAGGTGCTTTGATAGATATGTATTTTTACTTCATTCTTGCAAATCCAAATGGATTCATTTTTACAGATTGATGAACAGATGCATTTTCTTTTAACTAGtagtccctccgttccaaaatacataCTTGCCGTGGTTGGTTTTAGTTCAAAgttcaaacggagggagtagataataaCAAGAATGGCATTCTTAGATTGATTTGATTACAACTGAAGGACAGCCACTCTTATATTATATGTAATGTAATGTAATGTAGCAGTAACTATCACATGTTTCTTTTGTGCAgaaaatcaaatcaaatcaaataagACCCTCCTCCCTTGACTTCCTTCCTTCCTTCTAAGGAagatcatcctcctcctccccttccgaTTCGTCCACTACGACCACGAGCCGCAACGGACCGCCAAACAGTCTGCTCAGCAGCGTCTGGTTCAGCCCTCCTATCCCTCGCGCCGTGCCAGAATGCCAGATCCTCGACGCCAAGCCCTGCCACCTGCTGCGCCCATTGTCCCGTGACGACTCGCTGCGGGGAACGCCGCATGTACGGGGATCCAGATAGTAGTTCAGGACCAGGCCGTTCCCGCGAGGAACGACCCCGAGGTCTCGTGACAGTGCCTTCCCCACTATTTGGACATGAGATATGCTGGAAAGCAAGCaagcacatacatacatacatacatgattAGTAAGCACATGTGTGCAATTATTTATCTAGCTCCACACAGTCGCACGACACAACTCACCATATGTAGTAGAGACCATCGATTGCCTGTTTCTGAACTCTCCCAAGAAGCTCAACCTTGACCACCCCACCAATACACAGAACCGGGTGTGGCAGCTTGAAGGATTGCAAGACATTTTCCTGGAATAATAATGTTACTGACTCAGCAGGTTTACATACATACCAGCACAAGGCGACTGCAAACATATAGACACATTATTAAACAAAAAAAATCCAGGTAATAAACACTTTTAGAACACTGCTAGAGATAGGTCGATCAAATGCAATTTCTTCATGCTCAGGCTTTTAAGAATTGTTCATGCTCTATATAAGCTGTTTGATTTATTTCTACAAGAGAAGAGATCCTTATGTTGAGCGTGCAAAGGACGACATATAGGCCTGGGGATATCAATCAGATATATCTATTCAACTGAGCTGCAAAACCTATTTTCTAGAAGCAACTGACCTGCAGCATCGGGAATTCTGGAGATGTGTAGGTCCAGACATAGTTTCTGTCATCAATCAACTGGCCCTCATTTTCATCACAGACAAGTGCTTCAGGGCGTAGCGGTGACCTTGGATAGCCCATCTGGACCCGGATGCTCTTTGGCGAATATATGGGATCGCCATGCTGGAAAAACGCTGCAACGACGCATGGTGGGAAGTACTGTTATtatttaacacacacacacacacacacacctgagGCCTTTTAACTTGTTTTGAACCAGCCATATATACAGAAAGAAGGGAGGATGCAGTGACAGCAGACCTTTGAATGGCTGCAGCTTGATCTCTTGGATGAGGCAGAGATCGGCCTGGAGGCGATATATGAGGCACTCGGCGGTGGCGGGGTCCCTCTGGCCACCGCTGGACCAGTAGGAGGGCCTGTTGGACTCGAGGCGGTCGACAGGCTCGAGGGTGTTCTCGATGGTCTCGTCGGGGAAGTTGTCGGTGCTGGAGGCGCCGATGCAGTGGATGATGCAGTCCCTGGGCTTGTAGGGCGTGAGGAGGCCGTGGCTGAGGTGCATGTACACCCTGTGGTCCCGATGGAGCTTGTCGTCAGCGCTCGTGGCGGTGTCCTGATCCCGGCGTGCCAGGGttctggaggtggtggtggtgacgTCGACTTGGGTGAAGGTGGAGACCTCCGGGCAGGCCCGCAGGCACTGCAGCTTGCTGAACTGGTTGTCGATAACTATAGACGTAACGGCAGAGCACAAGAAAGAAGTAATCTTTTATAAGAAGAAGACGAGAGAAAAAACAGAGCATAGCTTTTGATTCATCCATTCATTCATTCATTAGACTGATTTCATATCTGGATCGGAAATCAGTACTAGTGCTTGCTAAACTAAACAAAACAGGTAGGAGTAGAGCAGAATCTATCTATAAATTCGGAGTAGATATGTAGATAAATGCTCCGGACATGGATGAATCGAATAGGGAGGCCAGATCCAGAGAGAGAGATACCGAATTGTCGCCAGGATCGGGAGACGGCGGATGCGCGTGCGAGGTCGGCGGGGTGGTGGAGCATGGTGAAGACGGTGGCGGAGGTGTCGGGGCCCAGGTAGTCGACGAAatccgccgccggcgccggcgaggaggaggaggagcatgggGAGGAATCCTCCATGTCCATGGCTCTGGTCGTCCGTCCGCTAGTCTGGTGGGATAGGGGATGAAATTCGCCGAGCCGACTACCTCTTCTGCAACCAATCAATCAATCaactcatctcatctcatctcatctcatctgagGGACGAGACAAGAGAAGCGCGTGACCgacaaagagaagaagaagaagaagaagaagagagagagagaagagagattggattggattggattggattggggGAGGGGAACCCGCTTTGGGCTGGGTTGGGTGGGACCCGTAGGTAGGGGAGGAGGGGATGACAGagtaccaagaaaaagaaaaagaaaagggaaagggtAAATTCCCTCCTACCCAATTCACTTCCAATTCGAGCTTGTCGTCCGGTCGTCGCCGCCGTCCGCACCAAGGCGACATACTACAAGTTGTTCACCCTGGAGCATCGGGCGGAAATGCAAACCACGGAGGAGCGCCACGCACTGCGGCTAGCCTGCCTACGGAGTAGGAAGGTTGGAGCGAGGAGGAGTTGGAAGAGATGGGGCAAGAGGAGATTGAAGATACGGGGCAAGAAGAGGAGGAGCCACaatcggatgaggaggaggaggatgctcATGCCAAGTTCAGCATGGAGGTCACGCTAGTAGAGTTTGAGCTCACCCAAACGGAGGACGCAGAGCGGCAGGACATCAACGAGTCTACCTGGTCTGAGGCGGAGGTGGcggaaaaccaccgcttcatcgacCTGGAGGGGGGGACATGGCGCGTGAGTAGCTCTTCGCAGACAAGGAGGAGGCGCAGTCGTTTCACCCGGCATGACCACGAGGCCGGTGACTCCAACAAGGAGGTTCGCCGTATCCGATGACGAGTAGTTTAGTTTTTTAGTCTGAGGTGAGGGCGAGGTGATGGTGTCTTCGATTAGGGGTCACTCACCATGCCGTCTCTCGGTCAAGGTGGGTCGGCCGAGGACCTCCTTGACGGTTCAGTAAGGGGCCATCTCAAGGACGCCCATGCTGCATAGAAGCATGTTTCTCGAGACTTGCGCATACTCCAAGGCTTAAAGATCGTTGCTTGCTCCCTCATGAGTGGTTGGGATCCCCAGGTGTAATGGTGATGTAGACCGGAAGCAAGTACTTTTCTCAAtcagagaaccaaggttatcaattcaGTACGAGTTTCTCCCAATGAAGAAAGTTAGCAGTAAACACGCACGCATCACAAACACGCTTGTCCCCAACACGACAAGAGGATTATCAATCCCCTTGTCTTGCTAGTTACAAGATTAAACACAAATGATATAGATAATTGgtaacaaaaataaaatagggcAACAAGGTAAATAATTGTTTTTAGTAAATGAGAATATACCCAGGGAGTATAACTTCATTAGTGACATCTCTCTTAACTACAAAGTTGCAATGAGTGTTTGATAGTTTGTTTAAAAGCAAGAGTGATTGGAAAAAGTTAAATAGTAATAAAGATTTCTGAATTGTCTTTGCTTTGGTGTTCTTGGTCTCCCCACAACGCCTCACCTGATTCACCGATGCGATCAAAGCTATATCTAAAACTCGGTCTTACATTTATTTATAACAAACATTTTAACTTATTTATAATTTATTTCGGCAATATATGATTTTAGTTAACATTTTTTCTTATACTTAGCACAATCTGCAACATATTGATTTTGATAAAATCTACAATACAATGTTATTTGTCATAAATGTTGTCATGTATTTGCTAATACGTTCGTAACAATTAAAATTATATTTTGTGTTAAGAGCTACATTCGCTTTTTCTTTAGGTCCTTGTCTGAAATATTGCTAAGAAAAACATTTGACTAAATCGGACCCCTTGGATCTTAAAAACATTGCATTCTATGTGTTCACAACTATTTTAATATCCTTAAATATCTTTGTATAAAGCTCTGGAACATATGTGTCAAGCAAATCCCTTGAATAGTAAGCCAACAACATGGTGGTGGTAGGGGCGGGTGATAGGCTAAAGTTGGAGAAGTCACTAGA
It contains:
- the LOC119338103 gene encoding uncharacterized protein LOC119338103 — translated: MTNVIQEFYSSLNDKDIARLTQLIHPDCTVKHTSYYKPLDIKNTITYFARLMEAMRKNVKFAIDEVCHGVEPTVAAAMWHLEWNGKIIPFTKGCSFYTCSAKGEALLIRKVHIFNESPVKPVNLALDILLFVTFLFDLLPKQAEDFLQNPEALVQSFVKFYKFLLEPVIVYLVAYSIRFWSFVVKLYKLYVEPIIVHLLAYNFRFWSFVARRLDMVLDVLYNIFKQFM
- the LOC119338102 gene encoding uncharacterized protein LOC119338102, which translates into the protein MPSPLSACKHPNTMNSALTHISFHSPSYFILKQRPQSRHQQISIKWRKRQQCSAKPIRAIPGPNGTGAYRGGNNLPSSPLTDVIQESYSSLNDKDITRLEKLISLDCVIEDTAYYKPLDVKNTHTYFTRLIKVMGKNAKFAIDEVCQGVEPTVAVMWHLEWRGEMIPFAKGCSFFMCSANGAALLIRKVHIFDESPLKPGKLALEILNFVINVFDTFPYIAKGFLKNKEALARFFARFYKFCGPFIVPLVAYYTDVPILAYYTRFWSYVAQGFTMVLNMLYNIFKRFL
- the LOC119336780 gene encoding pentatricopeptide repeat-containing protein At5g52850, chloroplastic-like, translated to MNKFKISRKECCCGCRATAAATSRRQHARAAAVADHARAGRHAAALTVFRRVLAAHPAAAVDELAYSALLRCRDARLAYQIHAQACRRGLAASNPVLACSLLAFYSAARSDLPAAARLFDEMPRRDAVAYTAMMSAFIRAGDWAQALALYPRMLAAGAAPPTEHTLANLLALCASRRLCCHGRQLHAQLLRWGADLNLVLKTALLHMYSSCGFMDHAHAVLCSTPDTDVVLWTAMIAGYSRAGDLQAALRMFRRMEHAGVLPSAFTFSGIITACASSSSAQPQASQIETGRQLHARVFKFALAHDISVCNALVDLYSKSSACLLDLLHAFSATDSPNVVSWTALIAGLARHGRDKDAFAAFAEMRASEVQPNSFTVSTLLKGCSSSPESESFLHATKIHAYVLKTSLGSLDVSVGNSLVDLYSRFARMDDAWAVATTMACARDNLTYTSLAKGLNQIGLPSKALELLVLMFREEVRIDGFSLACFLSAAATLPSIEPGKHLHCCSLKLGLSSQVSVSNSLINMYSKHKCLEDAKSVFHSIREPSVVSWNALISGLAYNNECYCEALSVFEDMTLAGAQPDSITLSAVLYACTHGGLVDIGINHFNSMRNSFGVSPQRSHYTLFLDMLGRAGRLTEAACTIEAMPIRPDVSMYKNLLAFCELHNDVVVAENIARKALELYPSVTVFQNILSGISGAPWKHRMKSDA
- the LOC119337218 gene encoding F-box protein At4g00755-like — its product is MDMEDSSPCSSSSSPAPAADFVDYLGPDTSATVFTMLHHPADLARASAVSRSWRQFVIDNQFSKLQCLRACPEVSTFTQVDVTTTTSRTLARRDQDTATSADDKLHRDHRVYMHLSHGLLTPYKPRDCIIHCIGASSTDNFPDETIENTLEPVDRLESNRPSYWSSGGQRDPATAECLIYRLQADLCLIQEIKLQPFKAFFQHGDPIYSPKSIRVQMGYPRSPLRPEALVCDENEGQLIDDRNYVWTYTSPEFPMLQENVLQSFKLPHPVLCIGGVVKVELLGRVQKQAIDGLYYICISHVQIVGKALSRDLGVVPRGNGLVLNYYLDPRTCGVPRSESSRDNGRSRWQGLASRIWHSGTARGIGGLNQTLLSRLFGGPLRLVVVVDESEGEEEDDLP